A region of uncultured Desulfobacter sp. DNA encodes the following proteins:
- a CDS encoding penicillin-binding transpeptidase domain-containing protein: MHPIKTERSWRELQPGYIQKKKEQALARRVRKIAGYICLGGAALTLFWFWVHTAPRIEDPGQTAKTDKVTQELTQPRHLDKSAVKALVQNIDILNSEKDVFFADGPSWTYTIHTQLDTLLQADLNNTLNDLKTQDRGKPEFIAMVAMDGSTGFIKAMAGFSPDNPATNPCTSAALPAASLFKIVTASAAMETLNYTATTPLYFNGNKYTLYKRQLTNQRSKYTNQVTLETAFSESINPVFGKLGKLALGKEVLDEFAHKFGFNQNPDTDFDFSPPYFSADGNDYHVAELACGFNRDTLISPVFAATMVSAVVNKGQCIVPRLVDQISNANEDKIYKSAKEIYTTPISPKTAADMMKLMKKTITRGTARKSFRGYSRDKVLSDLIIGGKTGSLSNREHTVKYDWFAGFGQQKSTKETLIVAVVVGHGKYIGTRACIHAKNMLRTYFSTPKTKKDSLTATSAVPE; this comes from the coding sequence TTGCACCCTATTAAAACAGAACGTTCCTGGCGGGAACTTCAGCCAGGCTACATCCAGAAAAAAAAAGAACAGGCCTTGGCCAGACGTGTTCGCAAAATTGCAGGCTATATCTGCCTGGGTGGTGCAGCCCTGACACTGTTTTGGTTCTGGGTACACACCGCACCCCGGATCGAAGATCCAGGGCAGACTGCCAAAACTGACAAAGTGACACAGGAGTTAACCCAACCCCGACACCTTGATAAATCTGCAGTTAAAGCTCTGGTCCAAAACATTGATATTCTCAATTCAGAAAAAGACGTTTTCTTTGCTGATGGCCCGTCCTGGACATATACCATCCACACCCAACTGGACACGCTCCTTCAGGCCGATCTGAACAACACGCTGAACGATCTTAAAACCCAGGACCGGGGAAAGCCGGAATTTATCGCCATGGTGGCCATGGACGGCAGCACTGGATTCATAAAAGCCATGGCCGGATTTTCTCCGGACAACCCTGCCACCAATCCCTGCACATCGGCGGCCCTTCCTGCTGCCAGTCTTTTCAAAATAGTCACGGCATCCGCTGCCATGGAAACATTAAATTACACAGCCACCACACCTTTGTATTTCAACGGAAATAAATACACCTTATACAAACGTCAGCTAACAAACCAGAGATCAAAATATACCAACCAAGTCACCCTGGAAACAGCCTTTTCTGAATCCATCAACCCTGTATTCGGCAAACTTGGTAAACTCGCCCTGGGTAAAGAAGTGCTTGACGAATTTGCCCACAAGTTTGGTTTCAATCAAAATCCGGATACCGATTTTGATTTCTCCCCCCCTTATTTTTCAGCAGACGGCAATGATTACCATGTGGCAGAACTTGCATGCGGGTTTAACCGGGACACTCTGATTTCGCCTGTTTTTGCAGCGACCATGGTTTCAGCCGTGGTAAACAAGGGACAATGCATTGTCCCCCGTCTTGTGGACCAGATATCAAATGCCAATGAAGATAAGATTTACAAAAGTGCCAAAGAAATATATACAACTCCGATTAGCCCCAAAACAGCCGCGGACATGATGAAACTCATGAAAAAAACCATAACACGCGGTACCGCCAGAAAATCGTTCAGGGGATATTCACGGGATAAGGTGTTATCCGATCTGATAATCGGCGGGAAAACCGGATCTTTGTCCAATCGGGAGCACACGGTCAAATATGACTGGTTTGCAGGATTCGGTCAGCAAAAATCAACAAAAGAGACATTGATTGTCGCAGTGGTTGTAGGTCACGGCAAATATATCGGGACCCGGGCATGCATCCACGCAAAAAATATGCTGAGAACCTATTTCAGCACCCCAAAAACCAAGAAGGATTCATTAACGGCAACTTCAGCTGTTCCGGAATAA
- the metG gene encoding methionine--tRNA ligase: protein MTCQYYTTPIYYVNAKPHLGHAYTSIAADVATRFKKMEGADTFFLTGTDEHGDKIVQAAEKENTTPKAYADKISKLFQDVLPLLNIGNDHFIRTTDPGHIEVVKSVLSTIYDKGDIYFSSYEGIYCFGCERFYQERELVNGRCPDHGTVPETIKESNYFFKMSKYQEWLIEHIETHPDFIRPEQYRKELLSFLKEPLEDLCISRPKTRLTWGITLPFDEDYVTYVWFDALVNYITALGYPDGDMFKKFWPTTRHFVAKDIIKPHGIYWPIMLKAAGIEVYNGLNVHGFWNVQGSKMSKSIGNVTDPVEVTEKFGVDAFRYFLMREMVFGLDANFTEDVIVSRINSDLANDLGNLFSRVLSMNQKYFKGTVQGPSGNSDKGLSLEPEAASAFEGYTAAMAECQFHKALASVWELVSTMNKYIVANEPWTLAKDPERTGDLGTVLYELLEGLRFVAGLIWPVMPETSEKIIAALGLERPEKGFFTLDAIRSWGQIPCGITLGAPQILFPRVDVAKKEPEQPAPKPLKPALKEEISIDEFSKIDLRAGKIICAERIEKSDKLLKLQVEIGPQTRQIVAGIGKSYTPEDVVGKEIIVVANLKPVKLMGELSEGMVLAASIKNDLVLSGFNGNPKSGSQVK from the coding sequence ATGACTTGTCAATACTACACCACTCCCATTTATTATGTGAATGCCAAACCCCATCTCGGCCATGCCTACACCTCCATTGCAGCAGATGTAGCCACCCGTTTTAAAAAGATGGAAGGTGCAGACACATTTTTCCTGACAGGAACCGATGAACACGGGGATAAAATCGTCCAGGCTGCGGAAAAGGAAAATACCACACCCAAGGCCTATGCAGATAAAATCAGTAAACTGTTCCAGGATGTTCTGCCGTTGCTCAATATAGGAAACGACCACTTTATCCGTACAACGGACCCCGGGCATATCGAAGTGGTAAAGTCAGTCCTGTCAACAATTTACGACAAAGGGGACATCTATTTTTCAAGTTATGAGGGTATCTACTGTTTCGGGTGTGAAAGATTCTACCAGGAGCGGGAGCTTGTGAACGGCAGGTGCCCGGATCATGGGACTGTTCCTGAAACCATCAAAGAATCAAACTATTTCTTTAAGATGAGCAAGTACCAAGAGTGGCTCATTGAGCACATCGAAACCCATCCGGACTTTATCCGTCCCGAACAGTACAGAAAGGAACTTCTCTCTTTTCTTAAGGAACCGTTGGAAGACCTGTGCATCTCCCGGCCTAAAACCAGGCTGACCTGGGGCATCACACTTCCCTTTGATGAAGATTATGTCACCTATGTATGGTTTGACGCCCTGGTCAACTATATCACGGCACTGGGATATCCTGACGGGGATATGTTTAAAAAATTCTGGCCCACAACCCGGCATTTTGTGGCCAAGGACATCATCAAGCCCCATGGGATTTACTGGCCCATCATGCTCAAGGCTGCCGGCATTGAAGTTTACAATGGGCTTAATGTCCATGGATTCTGGAATGTCCAGGGCTCCAAAATGTCAAAAAGTATCGGCAATGTCACAGACCCTGTTGAGGTCACAGAAAAGTTCGGCGTGGATGCATTCAGATATTTTCTGATGCGGGAGATGGTATTTGGCCTGGACGCCAATTTCACCGAGGATGTCATTGTGTCACGGATCAACTCAGACCTTGCCAATGACCTGGGCAACCTGTTCTCCCGTGTGCTGTCCATGAACCAGAAATACTTCAAGGGTACTGTCCAGGGACCGTCCGGGAATTCAGACAAAGGTTTGAGCCTTGAACCCGAGGCCGCATCAGCCTTTGAAGGCTATACCGCTGCCATGGCAGAATGCCAGTTTCATAAAGCCCTGGCAAGCGTATGGGAACTGGTGTCGACCATGAATAAATACATTGTAGCCAATGAACCCTGGACCCTGGCCAAAGATCCTGAACGTACAGGCGACCTTGGTACGGTGTTATACGAACTCCTGGAAGGTCTTCGCTTTGTGGCAGGACTGATCTGGCCGGTCATGCCGGAAACCAGCGAAAAAATCATTGCCGCCCTTGGCCTTGAACGGCCTGAAAAAGGATTTTTCACCCTTGATGCCATCCGGTCCTGGGGCCAGATTCCCTGTGGCATTACCCTGGGAGCGCCACAGATTCTTTTCCCCCGGGTGGATGTTGCAAAAAAAGAGCCTGAGCAACCGGCACCCAAACCGCTGAAGCCGGCACTAAAAGAGGAGATCTCCATTGATGAGTTCTCAAAAATAGACTTAAGAGCCGGCAAAATTATCTGTGCCGAACGGATTGAAAAGTCCGACAAACTGCTTAAACTTCAGGTTGAAATAGGCCCCCAGACCCGCCAGATCGTGGCAGGAATAGGCAAATCCTATACCCCCGAAGACGTGGTGGGCAAAGAAATCATAGTTGTTGCCAACCTGAAACCGGTGAAACTCATGGGTGAGTTGTCCGAAGGCATGGTCCTTGCTGCAAGCATAAAAAACGACCTTGTCCTCTCAGGCTTTAACGGCAATCCCAAGTCCGGATCCCAGGTAAAATAG
- the ricT gene encoding regulatory iron-sulfur-containing complex subunit RicT: MVNVAGVKFKTAGKIYDFNSNALVLSIGDRVIVETEQGLGFGTVAVATQEKEKDIESLKDVVRLATQEDFIRRTELEDLEQQAHEYCMACIKDLDLMMNLFSVESTFDRNKLTFFYTADGRIDFRELIKLLVKEFSIRIEMRQVGIRNLSKHVGGVGKCGRELCCSSFMHTFDPVSIKMAKEQGLSLNPTKISGVCGRLMCCLTFEDETYRYFKKKMPKLGKTISADEIKGKVVRQNVLRQSVTIRLEDRTEKEIFLSQLKNENTGNTPQ; this comes from the coding sequence ATGGTAAATGTTGCCGGCGTTAAATTTAAAACCGCAGGTAAAATATATGACTTCAACAGCAATGCCCTTGTTCTGAGCATAGGGGACCGGGTGATTGTTGAAACGGAACAGGGTTTAGGGTTCGGCACTGTTGCCGTTGCGACCCAGGAAAAGGAAAAGGACATAGAGTCATTAAAGGATGTTGTCAGACTGGCAACCCAGGAGGATTTTATCCGGCGCACGGAACTTGAAGATCTCGAACAGCAGGCCCATGAATACTGCATGGCGTGTATAAAAGACTTAGATCTTATGATGAACCTGTTCAGTGTAGAAAGCACCTTTGACAGAAACAAACTGACATTTTTTTATACGGCGGACGGCCGAATTGATTTCAGGGAGTTGATCAAACTTCTGGTCAAGGAGTTCTCCATCCGCATTGAAATGCGCCAGGTGGGCATCCGCAATTTGTCCAAGCATGTGGGCGGTGTGGGCAAATGCGGCAGGGAACTGTGTTGTTCATCGTTTATGCACACCTTTGATCCGGTGTCCATTAAAATGGCAAAAGAGCAGGGACTAAGCCTGAATCCCACCAAAATTTCAGGGGTGTGCGGTCGACTGATGTGCTGCCTGACCTTTGAAGATGAAACCTACCGGTACTTTAAGAAAAAAATGCCGAAACTTGGCAAAACCATTTCCGCTGATGAGATTAAAGGCAAGGTGGTCCGCCAGAATGTTCTTAGACAAAGCGTCACCATAAGACTTGAAGACCGCACGGAAAAGGAAATATTTCTGTCACAACTAAAAAACGAAAACACAGGAAACACACCTCAATGA
- the holB gene encoding DNA polymerase III subunit delta' yields MSLSELTHIVQTGRIPNALLFYGPRGSGKKQAALFFAKACNCRADNGRPCNVCTSCKKIAAGMHPDMIFLGPHENKKLISISQVREMGSIIASRANEALFRMVCILHADLMNSQAQNALLKMLEEPPQRTFFILSATQITPLLPTILSRCRRIDFKALSSQEIKTALCTQYDLDAKTADIITGTAGSDLDQALRLAGLNKEEAPDWTKLRFWLITQICSCLTAPQHQRVFKSLDLSRHLSARPEYINDAMAVLRTVFRDFCVLKYMPDKIVNLDFLSVFKDISGMHSYSQFLTWMTLFHETEKRLESNSGARLTLDRFFLSLSLVN; encoded by the coding sequence GTGTCATTATCTGAATTAACCCACATTGTTCAGACCGGTCGGATTCCCAATGCCCTTCTTTTTTACGGGCCCCGGGGATCCGGCAAAAAGCAGGCCGCGCTTTTTTTTGCAAAGGCCTGCAACTGCCGTGCAGACAACGGACGGCCATGCAATGTCTGCACGTCATGCAAAAAAATAGCTGCGGGCATGCACCCGGATATGATCTTTCTTGGTCCGCATGAAAACAAAAAACTGATCTCCATCTCCCAGGTCCGGGAGATGGGCAGTATCATCGCATCCCGCGCCAATGAAGCATTGTTCAGGATGGTGTGCATCCTCCATGCGGACCTGATGAATTCCCAGGCCCAGAATGCCCTTCTCAAAATGCTTGAAGAACCGCCCCAACGCACATTTTTCATCCTTTCCGCCACCCAGATTACGCCTCTTTTACCCACCATTTTATCCAGATGCCGCCGCATTGACTTTAAGGCGCTTTCGAGCCAGGAAATCAAAACCGCTTTATGTACACAATACGATCTTGATGCCAAAACCGCAGACATTATCACAGGTACGGCGGGAAGTGATCTGGATCAGGCCCTGCGCCTTGCCGGGCTGAACAAAGAGGAGGCCCCTGACTGGACAAAGCTTCGTTTCTGGTTGATCACACAGATATGCAGTTGCCTGACAGCACCACAGCATCAAAGAGTATTTAAAAGCCTTGATTTATCAAGGCATCTGTCAGCCCGCCCGGAATATATTAATGATGCCATGGCAGTTCTCCGAACTGTGTTCAGAGACTTTTGCGTATTAAAATACATGCCGGATAAAATAGTTAACCTTGATTTTTTAAGTGTATTTAAAGATATTAGTGGGATGCATTCATACTCACAGTTTTTAACATGGATGACACTTTTTCATGAGACGGAAAAAAGACTAGAATCCAACAGTGGCGCAAGACTGACCCTTGACCGTTTTTTCCTTTCCTTATCTTTAGTTAATTAA
- a CDS encoding HU family DNA-binding protein: MNKLELISTLKDRANLTKSEAADVIRIFFDSLSDAFVKGERVEIRGLCSFHIKEYKSYVGRNPKTGQKVDIPPKRLPFFKCGKELKERVDY; encoded by the coding sequence ATGAATAAACTTGAATTAATTTCCACATTGAAGGACCGGGCCAACCTTACCAAATCTGAAGCGGCCGACGTAATAAGAATATTTTTTGACTCCCTGTCAGACGCCTTTGTCAAAGGCGAACGGGTTGAAATAAGAGGGCTTTGCAGCTTTCATATCAAAGAGTATAAAAGCTATGTCGGCAGAAACCCCAAAACCGGACAAAAAGTAGACATCCCGCCCAAGCGTCTGCCGTTTTTCAAATGCGGCAAAGAACTTAAAGAGCGGGTTGATTATTAG
- a CDS encoding UpxY family transcription antiterminator, translating into MKNTPLWFALLTRSNFEQTVYSRICQKNIDAFLPRTRKPSKRKDRKLMIETPLFPGYVFVKSTSAPVDQLPILKTVGAVRLLGNSAGPLPVPEHQIESLKLLTSVTQDLITGNIIELQKGDAVMILEGPMAGLKGEFFQHKGKGRIIIKVDLLGRYAGVEVDCDKVEKIPTLLS; encoded by the coding sequence ATGAAAAACACCCCGCTCTGGTTTGCCCTCTTGACTCGAAGCAATTTCGAGCAGACCGTATACTCCCGTATCTGTCAAAAAAACATTGATGCCTTTCTGCCCAGAACAAGAAAACCCAGCAAAAGGAAAGACCGCAAGCTCATGATAGAAACCCCGTTGTTTCCCGGATACGTGTTTGTCAAATCCACAAGCGCACCAGTGGACCAGTTGCCGATCTTAAAAACCGTGGGGGCGGTCAGGCTTTTAGGAAACTCTGCCGGCCCCCTGCCCGTTCCCGAGCACCAGATTGAATCACTCAAACTTCTGACATCCGTGACCCAGGACCTGATTACAGGCAACATTATTGAGCTTCAAAAAGGAGATGCGGTGATGATCCTTGAGGGTCCCATGGCAGGGCTGAAAGGAGAATTTTTTCAACATAAGGGCAAAGGCAGGATTATTATCAAAGTAGACCTGCTAGGCCGGTATGCGGGCGTGGAGGTCGATTGTGACAAGGTTGAGAAAATCCCGACCCTGCTGTCATAA
- the lptD gene encoding LPS assembly protein LptD — MVSCKRVLWQVCIIPVFLVFISSKAFCFSAALPAQKVSWHIQARQVSYEDQRKIYIAQNDVVITGGQTRLEADYVEFSDITKEAFAKGNVLFISGKDTITCASMTVNLSLETGTIHQGTIFIQEGNYYISGETLQKTGAFTYDAEKGSITTCDGENPDWKITGKQIKVTIDGYGHVQGATFWAKKMPALYTPYFLFPAKTTRQTGLLLPMAGYSDDMGFEYQQPLFLALSDNTDATLYPDYMSDRGVMLSGEYRYALSRQSQGMIMMSYLDDKTLGDGTDENKDYNISATPDRTNHDRYWFRMKHDQELLYGFNAKLDIDYVSDMDYLRTFESGFAGYTSTDDAFENMFGRDLDDETDYTRKNSLLVTKNWTAYSLNLQALWYDNVKARQTDGDDTTLQTLPGVDFFAARQKIAPGFGLYYQMDSEFKSFYRQDTTATLVTGQRADIHPVFYYPIKLGNAFFLEPYAGVRGTLWNTDNFTDNQGDDSNSRSRGLYEMGMDLSTALNRVFTLNTDFAEKIQHKIVPRLEYDFIPFVDQEDLPYFDALDNISEKNIITWSLTNTFTSRNTLTDENGEQSRVYKELFWFKLSQGYDIRYERDGDDAEDDPWQDLTLKYEFYPLKYLASNGTIAFDPNNSHFTKIQVGGTLSDTRGDSLYMAYRYSKSYSHTFQTKISTNLISDTLSAYYSIESDLEDQKTVETGVGLFIKRPCWGLNLEFTDKSADKSFAFMVILRGIGEIKF; from the coding sequence ATGGTTTCATGTAAAAGAGTACTGTGGCAGGTCTGTATCATTCCTGTCTTCCTTGTATTCATTTCCAGCAAGGCATTTTGCTTCTCCGCCGCCCTACCCGCCCAAAAAGTATCCTGGCACATCCAGGCCCGGCAGGTAAGTTACGAGGATCAGCGCAAGATTTACATTGCCCAGAATGATGTGGTGATAACCGGGGGACAGACCCGCCTGGAAGCGGATTATGTCGAATTCTCAGATATAACCAAAGAGGCCTTTGCCAAAGGCAATGTCCTGTTTATCTCCGGAAAGGATACCATTACCTGCGCGTCCATGACCGTCAACTTGAGCTTGGAAACAGGTACGATCCACCAGGGAACCATATTCATCCAGGAAGGCAATTATTACATTTCAGGAGAGACCCTTCAAAAAACCGGCGCATTCACCTATGATGCCGAAAAAGGATCCATCACCACCTGCGACGGAGAGAACCCGGACTGGAAAATTACAGGAAAACAGATCAAGGTGACCATTGACGGGTACGGCCATGTCCAAGGCGCCACCTTCTGGGCAAAAAAAATGCCCGCTCTTTATACGCCCTATTTTCTATTTCCAGCCAAAACAACACGCCAGACCGGACTTTTGCTGCCCATGGCAGGGTATTCCGATGACATGGGATTTGAATACCAGCAACCACTGTTTTTAGCACTTTCGGACAATACCGACGCCACTTTGTACCCCGACTACATGTCGGACAGGGGCGTCATGCTCTCCGGAGAATACAGATATGCCCTGTCCCGGCAATCCCAGGGGATGATCATGATGAGTTATCTTGATGATAAAACCCTGGGAGATGGTACGGATGAAAATAAAGATTACAATATTTCCGCCACACCAGACCGCACCAACCATGACAGGTACTGGTTTCGAATGAAGCACGACCAGGAACTGTTGTATGGTTTTAATGCCAAGCTGGATATTGACTATGTCTCCGATATGGACTATTTACGAACCTTTGAAAGCGGGTTCGCAGGGTATACCAGCACCGATGATGCATTTGAAAACATGTTTGGCCGTGACCTGGATGACGAGACCGATTACACCCGGAAAAACAGCCTGCTTGTCACAAAAAACTGGACCGCATACAGCCTGAACCTGCAGGCCCTGTGGTATGACAATGTCAAAGCCCGGCAGACCGATGGAGATGATACCACTCTTCAGACGCTGCCTGGGGTTGATTTTTTTGCAGCCCGGCAGAAAATTGCCCCGGGGTTTGGATTGTACTACCAGATGGACTCGGAATTTAAATCCTTTTACCGCCAGGACACTACGGCCACACTGGTTACTGGCCAAAGGGCGGACATTCACCCGGTATTTTATTATCCCATAAAACTGGGTAACGCCTTTTTTCTTGAACCCTATGCCGGCGTCCGGGGGACGTTATGGAATACAGATAATTTCACAGACAACCAAGGAGATGATTCCAATTCCAGAAGCCGGGGATTATATGAAATGGGCATGGACCTGTCCACAGCCCTTAACCGTGTATTCACATTGAACACCGATTTTGCCGAAAAGATTCAACACAAAATTGTTCCCAGGCTGGAATATGACTTTATTCCTTTTGTGGACCAGGAGGATCTGCCCTACTTCGACGCCTTGGACAATATTTCAGAAAAAAACATCATTACCTGGTCGTTGACCAATACCTTTACCTCCAGGAATACACTAACCGATGAAAACGGCGAGCAATCCAGGGTATACAAGGAGCTTTTCTGGTTTAAACTCTCCCAGGGCTATGACATCCGGTATGAACGGGATGGAGATGATGCCGAAGACGACCCCTGGCAGGACCTGACCCTGAAATATGAATTTTATCCGCTGAAATACCTGGCATCAAACGGTACCATAGCCTTTGACCCCAACAACAGCCATTTCACAAAAATTCAGGTGGGGGGCACCCTGTCAGATACAAGAGGAGACAGCCTTTATATGGCTTATCGATATTCGAAAAGCTATTCACATACCTTTCAAACTAAAATCAGCACAAATCTGATTTCAGACACCCTGTCAGCGTATTATTCCATTGAAAGCGACCTGGAAGATCAGAAAACCGTTGAAACCGGTGTGGGCCTTTTCATAAAACGACCGTGTTGGGGACTGAACCTGGAGTTCACGGATAAATCTGCAGACAAATCATTTGCTTTCATGGTGATCCTGAGGGGTATAGGAGAGATCAAATTTTAA
- a CDS encoding cysteine synthase encodes MYASIIDSIGNTPLVKIQTLNPVPGVTILAKLEYMNPGGSIKDRAALYMISQAEASGELTREKTVIEATSGNTGIGLAMICAVKGYKLALTMAESASEERKKILKARGARIILTPRHLGSDGAIEEAYRLAREYPDKYFLPDQYNNEANWKAHYHTTGPEIMAQTDGNVDAVVASVGTSGTLMGLCRYFKDQGHHARVICAEPYLGHGIQGLKNMKESYTPGIFDKTLLDENIHIDDEAAFEAARQLASKEGLFVGMSAGAAMAVALDYAKRLQNGVIVVIFPDSGERYLSTELFSIKKTIHLKVHNSLGGKKVSLNPQGDREIGVYTCGPTVHRRLDITHFRRHAFTDLLIRYLEYQDVKVKHVVNITDYDDKTIEGARQAKITPEAFTQPFIDAFLADLSRLGMRPAQAYPKVSEHFNEMTDLTRKLLASGNAYEKLHSVYFDLASFCDYGRLSRVDVNKIRVGATVDLDEYEKNNPKDFTLLKRVKLAELKQGVGIKTEWGNVRPSLHLQCAAIASTFLGAEFDIHTGSRELMFPHHENEIAISGAAGGSFARVWMHCHPVQYDGSLDTDDTRELTLDRLVDMGWDEKTIRFWLLSAHYRKSLLLSRKSLDDAKTQLSRINRCIESLGDVSGQSNEDDIQQITYELRQSMMNAMASDLKVPVLVSDLLSGVKRINRLVADGQLGPEGAARLLNCFKDVDAVLNIFDFTRKVPYSSKVAELMAERDAARQQKDFKTADRIRKELDDMGILVHDQKV; translated from the coding sequence ATGTATGCCAGTATCATTGATTCAATAGGCAATACTCCCCTAGTAAAAATTCAGACACTTAATCCTGTGCCGGGCGTGACCATTCTGGCCAAACTAGAATACATGAACCCGGGAGGGTCCATCAAGGACAGGGCTGCCCTGTACATGATCAGCCAGGCTGAGGCCAGCGGCGAATTAACCCGTGAAAAGACAGTCATTGAGGCCACTTCGGGAAATACAGGAATCGGTCTGGCCATGATCTGTGCGGTCAAAGGATACAAGCTGGCCTTGACCATGGCCGAAAGCGCCAGTGAAGAGCGCAAGAAAATTCTCAAAGCCCGGGGGGCCCGGATTATTCTAACACCCCGGCACCTGGGGTCGGACGGGGCCATTGAGGAGGCCTACCGCCTGGCCAGGGAGTATCCGGACAAATATTTTCTTCCGGATCAATATAATAATGAAGCCAACTGGAAAGCCCACTACCATACCACGGGGCCTGAAATTATGGCCCAGACCGACGGCAATGTGGATGCCGTGGTGGCGTCTGTGGGCACATCGGGTACGCTCATGGGGCTGTGCCGGTATTTTAAGGACCAGGGCCATCATGCCAGGGTGATTTGTGCCGAACCCTATTTGGGACACGGCATCCAGGGTCTTAAGAATATGAAAGAGTCTTATACCCCGGGTATTTTTGATAAAACCCTGCTGGATGAAAATATTCACATTGATGATGAAGCCGCCTTTGAAGCGGCCCGGCAACTGGCCTCAAAAGAGGGGCTTTTTGTGGGTATGAGTGCCGGTGCCGCCATGGCCGTAGCCCTTGACTATGCCAAGCGTCTTCAAAACGGAGTCATTGTCGTGATTTTTCCGGATTCAGGCGAACGCTATCTATCCACAGAGCTTTTCAGCATAAAAAAAACGATTCACCTGAAAGTTCATAATTCCCTGGGCGGAAAAAAAGTGTCTTTAAATCCCCAGGGGGACCGGGAGATCGGTGTCTACACCTGTGGGCCCACGGTACACCGGCGTCTGGATATTACCCATTTCAGGCGCCATGCGTTTACGGATCTTCTCATCCGCTACCTTGAGTACCAGGATGTGAAAGTCAAACACGTTGTGAATATCACCGATTATGATGATAAAACCATTGAGGGGGCAAGGCAGGCAAAAATCACCCCCGAAGCTTTTACCCAGCCCTTTATCGATGCCTTTCTGGCAGATCTCTCAAGGCTTGGTATGAGACCGGCCCAGGCCTACCCGAAAGTGTCCGAACATTTTAACGAAATGACGGATCTGACACGGAAACTGCTTGCCAGTGGCAATGCCTATGAAAAGCTTCACTCCGTATATTTTGATCTGGCAAGCTTCTGCGATTACGGCCGGCTCTCCCGGGTGGATGTCAACAAAATCCGGGTGGGGGCCACTGTGGACCTGGATGAATATGAAAAGAACAATCCCAAGGACTTTACCCTGCTCAAGCGGGTAAAGCTGGCGGAGCTTAAACAGGGTGTCGGTATCAAAACGGAATGGGGGAATGTGCGACCCTCTCTTCATCTGCAGTGTGCAGCCATTGCGTCAACATTTCTTGGCGCAGAGTTTGATATTCACACAGGTTCAAGGGAGCTGATGTTTCCCCACCATGAAAACGAAATTGCCATTTCCGGTGCTGCTGGCGGTTCCTTTGCAAGGGTTTGGATGCATTGCCATCCGGTGCAGTATGACGGGTCCCTGGACACGGATGATACCCGGGAACTGACCCTGGACCGGCTGGTTGACATGGGATGGGATGAGAAAACCATTCGTTTCTGGTTGCTGTCCGCCCATTACAGAAAATCTCTGCTGTTATCCAGAAAAAGTCTGGATGATGCCAAAACCCAGCTTTCCCGGATCAACCGATGCATTGAATCCCTTGGTGACGTGTCGGGTCAGTCCAATGAGGATGATATCCAACAGATTACCTATGAGTTGCGCCAGAGTATGATGAATGCCATGGCAAGCGATCTCAAAGTGCCTGTCTTGGTTTCCGATCTTTTGTCCGGTGTGAAGCGCATAAACCGGCTTGTGGCTGATGGACAGCTGGGACCTGAAGGTGCCGCGCGTTTGCTTAACTGTTTTAAAGACGTGGATGCGGTGCTCAATATTTTTGATTTTACCAGGAAGGTTCCATATTCGTCTAAAGTGGCTGAGCTCATGGCTGAACGGGATGCGGCCCGGCAGCAAAAAGATTTTAAGACTGCAGACAGGATACGAAAAGAACTGGATGACATGGGGATACTGGTTCATGACCAAAAGGTGTAA
- a CDS encoding 4Fe-4S dicluster domain-containing protein: protein MAFTPIVDKEKCVGCEECVDVCPAEVFEMVDGKSDPVNAEECMGCESCVEVCSEDAIVIEED, encoded by the coding sequence ATGGCTTTTACCCCGATCGTTGATAAGGAAAAATGTGTAGGTTGCGAAGAATGCGTTGACGTATGCCCTGCAGAAGTGTTTGAAATGGTAGACGGAAAATCCGATCCCGTTAATGCTGAAGAATGCATGGGCTGCGAAAGCTGCGTAGAAGTTTGCTCCGAAGACGCCATCGTCATCGAAGAAGACTAG